One window of Saccharopolyspora phatthalungensis genomic DNA carries:
- the wrbA gene encoding NAD(P)H:quinone oxidoreductase, translating to MSTPVKVSVIYYSATGTGTEIANTLVAEAEAAGAEVRLRRAPELAPDAAIDSNPAWRANVEATRSIPEATPEDVVWADAVLFGSPTRFGNIASQLKQFIDSLGGQWAQGQLADKVYSGFTSSSTAHGGQESTLLALYNTFHHFGGIVVAPGYTDGAKFADGNPYGTSHVDAQGANKVDDVTRSAAAVQAKRVVAVARALKNGLAA from the coding sequence GTGAGCACCCCAGTAAAGGTCAGCGTCATCTACTACTCGGCCACCGGTACCGGCACCGAGATCGCCAACACGCTAGTCGCCGAGGCCGAGGCGGCCGGCGCCGAGGTGCGGCTGCGTCGCGCCCCCGAGCTCGCGCCCGACGCGGCCATCGACAGCAATCCGGCGTGGCGCGCCAACGTGGAGGCTACCCGCTCCATTCCCGAGGCCACCCCGGAAGATGTGGTGTGGGCCGACGCGGTGCTGTTCGGCTCGCCCACCCGCTTCGGCAACATCGCCTCGCAGCTCAAGCAGTTCATCGATTCCCTCGGCGGCCAGTGGGCGCAGGGTCAGCTGGCGGACAAGGTCTACAGCGGCTTCACCTCCAGCTCCACCGCGCACGGCGGCCAGGAGTCGACGCTGCTGGCGCTGTACAACACCTTCCATCACTTCGGCGGCATCGTGGTGGCGCCGGGCTACACCGACGGCGCGAAGTTCGCCGACGGCAACCCGTACGGCACCAGCCATGTCGACGCGCAGGGTGCGAACAAGGTCGACGATGTCACCCGCTCGGCCGCGGCAGTACAGGCCAAGCGCGTGGTTGCCGTCGCCCGGGCTCTGAAGAACGGGCTCGCCGCCTGA
- a CDS encoding 4'-phosphopantetheinyl transferase family protein yields the protein MIEELLPAEVSSAEAFTDPPDVILFPEEEALIAHARDKRRREFTTGRWCAHQALSRLGVPPAPLLRGERGAPKWPARIIGSITHCAAYRAAVVARAEQVRTLGIDAEPHAPLPAGVLNVVSLAAERTHLAELSTVHPDTHWDRILFSCKETVYKAWYPITRQWLGFEDARLELGTGTFTAHLRKEGAELAGRPLTAFTGRWLVRKGLVVSAIAVPNRSWGDRPTHEGHPQTNLLG from the coding sequence GTGATCGAAGAACTGCTGCCTGCCGAAGTCAGCTCGGCCGAAGCCTTCACCGACCCGCCCGATGTGATCCTTTTCCCGGAAGAGGAAGCGCTGATCGCACACGCCCGGGATAAGCGGCGCCGGGAGTTCACGACCGGGCGTTGGTGTGCACACCAGGCGTTGAGCCGACTCGGCGTGCCTCCCGCGCCGCTGCTGCGCGGCGAGCGCGGCGCACCGAAGTGGCCAGCGAGAATCATCGGCAGCATCACGCACTGCGCCGCCTACCGAGCCGCGGTCGTGGCGCGCGCCGAGCAGGTGCGCACGCTCGGTATCGATGCCGAGCCGCACGCACCCCTGCCTGCCGGAGTGCTGAACGTGGTCTCCTTGGCGGCGGAACGGACCCACCTCGCCGAACTGTCCACAGTGCACCCCGATACACATTGGGACCGGATCCTCTTCAGCTGCAAGGAAACGGTCTACAAGGCGTGGTACCCGATCACCCGGCAGTGGCTGGGCTTCGAAGACGCCCGGCTCGAACTGGGCACCGGAACCTTCACCGCGCACCTCCGCAAGGAAGGCGCCGAGCTGGCAGGTCGGCCGCTGACGGCCTTCACCGGCCGGTGGCTGGTCCGCAAGGGCCTCGTCGTCTCGGCCATCGCCGTACCCAACCGATCGTGGGGCGATCGGCCCACACATGAGGGGCACCCGCAAACCAACTTGCTTGGTTGA
- a CDS encoding ABC transporter permease, translating to MSVSTERAPTGAPTKRGPIAVTTVRTRTERRENRLPRWLFKLISPIGLVLLWQLLSSTGLLSDDTLASPATVAGTAVDLWSEGRLQEAIAASIQRVGAGLAIGVVAATVLATLSGLFRRGEDIIDAPMQMLRTVPVIGLIPLLIIWFGIGEQPKIVLIALAVTFPLYMNIYGGIRNVDAGLVEAAKTLGLGWFAQVRHIILPAAMPNALVGLRYSLGSAWLALVFGETINATAGIGYEMNTAREFFQTDVIVVCLVLYAVLGLIADFIVRLLERTVLAWRPAFSGA from the coding sequence ATGAGTGTTTCCACCGAGCGCGCGCCCACCGGCGCGCCGACCAAACGAGGCCCGATCGCCGTCACGACCGTGCGAACCCGGACGGAACGGCGCGAAAATCGCCTCCCCCGTTGGCTTTTCAAGCTGATCAGCCCGATCGGCCTGGTACTGCTCTGGCAGTTGCTCAGCAGCACCGGGTTGCTCAGCGACGACACGCTGGCCTCGCCCGCGACGGTCGCCGGGACCGCTGTGGACCTGTGGTCGGAGGGACGGTTGCAGGAGGCGATCGCCGCATCGATACAACGGGTTGGGGCGGGGCTGGCGATCGGCGTCGTGGCCGCGACCGTGCTGGCGACCTTGTCCGGGTTGTTCCGGCGCGGCGAGGACATCATCGACGCGCCGATGCAGATGCTGCGCACGGTGCCGGTGATCGGCCTGATTCCACTGCTGATCATCTGGTTCGGCATCGGCGAACAGCCCAAGATCGTGCTGATCGCGCTGGCCGTGACCTTCCCGCTGTACATGAACATCTACGGCGGCATCCGCAACGTCGACGCGGGCCTGGTGGAAGCGGCCAAGACCCTGGGGCTCGGCTGGTTCGCCCAGGTCCGGCACATCATCCTGCCCGCCGCGATGCCGAACGCCCTGGTGGGGCTGCGGTATTCGCTGGGTTCGGCGTGGCTGGCGCTGGTCTTCGGCGAGACGATCAACGCCACCGCGGGCATCGGCTATGAGATGAACACGGCCCGCGAGTTCTTCCAGACCGACGTGATCGTGGTCTGCCTGGTGCTTTACGCAGTGCTCGGCCTCATCGCCGATTTCATCGTCCGACTGCTCGAAAGGACTGTGCTGGCATGGCGACCGGCGTTCAGCGGAGCGTAG
- a CDS encoding ABC transporter ATP-binding protein, translating into MATGVQRSVVKPASVRGLSRRFGDRTVLDDLDLEIDPGQFVALLGPSGCGKSTLLRILADLDREVTGEVEVAVRRAVAFQAPRLMPWKRVWHNVTLGLPGRPDKKRAVAALEEVGLGHRVDVWPKVLSGGEAQRASLARALVREPDLLLLDEPFSALDALTRIKAQQLVGELWQRHGCAILLVTHDVEEALLLADRVLVMRDGRIGYDQVLDLDRPRDVTDPAFLALRAELLSWLGVGTGARSSS; encoded by the coding sequence ATGGCGACCGGCGTTCAGCGGAGCGTAGTGAAACCCGCGTCGGTGCGCGGCCTGAGCCGCCGTTTCGGCGACCGCACCGTGCTCGATGACCTCGACCTGGAGATCGACCCCGGCCAGTTCGTGGCGCTGCTCGGCCCGAGCGGCTGCGGCAAGAGCACGCTGCTGCGGATCCTGGCCGACCTCGACCGCGAGGTGACCGGCGAAGTCGAGGTGGCCGTGCGTCGCGCGGTGGCGTTCCAAGCACCGCGGCTGATGCCGTGGAAACGCGTGTGGCACAACGTGACCCTCGGCCTGCCCGGCCGTCCGGACAAGAAGCGGGCGGTGGCCGCGCTGGAGGAGGTCGGCCTCGGCCACCGGGTCGACGTCTGGCCGAAAGTGCTCTCCGGCGGCGAGGCGCAGCGGGCATCGCTGGCGCGAGCGCTGGTGCGCGAACCGGACCTGCTGCTGCTGGACGAGCCGTTCTCGGCGCTCGACGCGCTGACCCGGATCAAGGCTCAGCAACTGGTCGGGGAGCTGTGGCAGCGGCACGGTTGCGCGATCTTGCTCGTCACGCATGACGTCGAGGAGGCCCTGCTGCTGGCCGACCGGGTATTGGTGATGCGCGACGGCCGCATCGGCTACGACCAGGTGCTCGACCTGGATCGCCCGCGTGACGTCACCGACCCGGCTTTCCTGGCGCTGCGCGCCGAATTGCTGTCCTGGCTGGGAGTCGGGACCGGAGCGAGGAGTTCGTCGTGA
- a CDS encoding LLM class flavin-dependent oxidoreductase: MTVEFIGMIGAQHVSEIHAAAGPVVNPAFLRRFARAHEEAGFDRVLIGYGSSSPENTQLAAYAAAHTERLGFLVAHRPGFVSPTLAARTFATADHLTGGRIAVHIITGGNDAEQRRDGDYLGKDERYARTDEYLDVLRRVWTAEGPLSHDGTHYRFEDYNAAVRPVQQPRIPLYFGGSSEAALRVGGKHADVFAMWGEPLAQTAEQIAAVHKAAAEAGRTQPPRISVSFRPILGATEEQAWERAHRILDQINAARGGLASFTGPKTLNPGQQVANVGSQRLLAAAAAGELHDRALWTPTAAATNAAGNSTALVGTPETVAAALLDYVDIGVTTLLIRGYDPFDDAVDYGRELIPLVRQEIARREAA; encoded by the coding sequence GTGACCGTCGAGTTCATCGGGATGATCGGGGCGCAGCACGTTTCGGAGATCCACGCGGCGGCGGGGCCGGTGGTCAATCCGGCGTTCCTGCGCCGGTTCGCCCGGGCCCATGAGGAAGCCGGGTTCGACCGGGTGCTGATCGGCTACGGGTCGAGCAGTCCGGAGAACACCCAGCTGGCCGCCTATGCGGCCGCGCACACCGAGCGGCTGGGCTTCCTGGTCGCGCATCGACCCGGTTTCGTGTCCCCGACCCTGGCGGCCCGCACCTTTGCCACCGCCGACCATCTCACGGGCGGCCGGATCGCGGTGCACATCATCACCGGTGGCAACGACGCGGAACAGCGCCGTGACGGCGACTACCTGGGCAAGGACGAGCGCTACGCACGCACCGATGAATACCTGGACGTCCTCCGGCGGGTGTGGACCGCCGAAGGGCCCCTGAGCCACGACGGCACGCACTACCGGTTCGAGGACTACAACGCGGCCGTCCGCCCGGTTCAGCAGCCCAGGATTCCGCTGTACTTCGGCGGCTCCTCGGAGGCCGCACTGCGGGTCGGCGGCAAGCACGCGGACGTCTTCGCGATGTGGGGCGAGCCGCTGGCACAAACCGCCGAGCAGATCGCCGCGGTCCATAAGGCCGCCGCGGAGGCGGGACGGACGCAACCGCCGCGGATCAGCGTGTCGTTCCGGCCGATTCTGGGTGCCACCGAGGAGCAGGCGTGGGAGCGGGCGCACCGCATCCTCGATCAGATCAACGCGGCGCGGGGCGGGTTGGCGTCCTTCACCGGCCCGAAGACCTTGAATCCTGGCCAGCAGGTGGCCAATGTCGGTTCGCAACGCCTGCTTGCCGCGGCGGCGGCAGGGGAGCTGCACGACCGAGCACTGTGGACGCCAACGGCGGCGGCCACCAACGCGGCAGGCAACTCCACCGCGCTGGTCGGCACCCCGGAGACGGTCGCGGCGGCGCTACTGGACTACGTCGACATCGGCGTCACGACGCTGCTGATTCGCGGCTATGACCCGTTCGACGATGCCGTCGACTACGGCCGAGAGCTGATCCCGCTGGTACGCCAGGAAATCGCCCGCCGAGAAGCGGCCTGA
- a CDS encoding ABC transporter substrate-binding protein: protein MTRALVAVLAAVLLTVAGCTGDNAPKSLSDVTLVLGDQAGGVRARVEASGAFKDAPYRVRWANFQGAAPLFEAVRSGEVDTAIAADAPTVQAIAGGVPARPALATSAAPAATAIIVPPGSPIRTVADLRGKHIVVSTAPGSVSHYTALGALDEAGLRPQDVQITFSLPTDAQAGFSAGHIDAWATFDPYLAIAEHAGARVIRDGEGINGRNGILSVSTMAAADPLKREALADAMRRFAAAWRWSDEHPDEYQRVYEKLTSLDPPVARQILTRTRQEVRPLTDDVVAGLQAVADRFHRAGVLREPVTVAPACERDLYTGK from the coding sequence ATGACAAGAGCCCTGGTAGCGGTCCTGGCCGCGGTACTTCTGACGGTGGCCGGTTGCACCGGGGACAACGCGCCCAAGTCGCTGTCCGATGTGACCCTGGTGCTCGGCGACCAGGCCGGCGGGGTGCGGGCCAGGGTGGAGGCATCTGGGGCGTTCAAGGACGCGCCTTATCGGGTCCGCTGGGCCAATTTCCAAGGCGCAGCGCCGCTTTTCGAAGCCGTGCGATCCGGCGAAGTGGACACCGCGATCGCCGCCGACGCGCCCACCGTGCAGGCCATCGCCGGTGGCGTTCCGGCTCGGCCCGCCCTGGCGACCTCGGCGGCTCCGGCCGCCACGGCGATCATCGTGCCGCCGGGATCGCCGATCCGCACCGTTGCGGACCTGCGCGGCAAACACATCGTGGTTTCCACCGCGCCCGGCAGCGTCTCGCACTACACCGCGCTCGGTGCGCTGGACGAGGCCGGGCTGAGACCACAGGACGTGCAGATCACCTTCAGCCTGCCGACCGATGCGCAGGCCGGGTTCAGCGCCGGGCACATCGATGCCTGGGCGACCTTCGACCCGTACCTGGCGATCGCCGAGCACGCCGGGGCCCGGGTGATCCGCGACGGTGAAGGAATCAATGGGCGCAACGGAATACTGTCGGTGTCGACCATGGCCGCTGCCGACCCGCTCAAGCGAGAGGCGCTGGCCGACGCGATGCGCCGGTTCGCGGCGGCGTGGCGCTGGAGCGACGAGCACCCCGACGAATACCAGCGCGTATACGAGAAGTTGACCTCGTTGGACCCGCCGGTGGCACGGCAGATCTTGACCCGGACCCGGCAGGAGGTCCGACCGCTGACCGATGACGTGGTCGCCGGCCTGCAAGCGGTGGCGGACCGGTTCCACCGCGCGGGCGTGCTGCGCGAGCCGGTGACCGTGGCTCCGGCCTGCGAGCGGGACCTGTACACCGGCAAATGA
- a CDS encoding Rrf2 family transcriptional regulator codes for MTRTWAPDGACRGTVVLLPGRGETPAVYQRFGRRLSADGYAVVVPDPATDPETWFRPGAARFLAGTDVGALRAWALALEIEVDGLILAGTPLTRGQRPADRTAEIGVRTSCPVHRELLENDPEFEWGQLTGDIPGPPERLPEVPTLLLHGDADTVAPAAPVISLAAQNPQSSLAVFKDGVHDILNDQFHRSVAARIVLFCEEIGKGALLLPENPAAPRARRSTPVHVSARADYSLRALRELAGSGTEPVPCEVIARRRGIPLNSLVNLMIELRRAGLVTSRRGCEGGYWLARPAGKITVGEVVRAVEGGVTSVHDGSPGAEVWRELGKQVSAFLDEVPLVGDR; via the coding sequence ATGACTCGGACTTGGGCCCCGGACGGGGCGTGCCGCGGCACCGTCGTGCTGCTGCCAGGCAGGGGCGAGACCCCGGCCGTCTACCAGCGCTTCGGCCGACGGCTCTCCGCCGACGGCTACGCGGTGGTGGTGCCGGACCCGGCCACCGATCCCGAGACGTGGTTCCGGCCGGGCGCAGCGCGTTTCCTGGCCGGAACCGATGTCGGCGCCCTGCGTGCTTGGGCGCTCGCCTTGGAGATCGAGGTGGACGGGCTGATCCTCGCGGGCACACCGCTCACGCGAGGGCAGCGGCCCGCCGACCGGACTGCGGAGATCGGGGTGCGCACATCGTGCCCGGTGCACCGCGAACTGCTGGAGAACGATCCGGAGTTCGAGTGGGGACAGCTGACCGGCGACATCCCCGGACCGCCGGAGCGGCTGCCCGAGGTCCCGACGCTGCTGCTGCACGGCGACGCGGACACGGTTGCCCCGGCCGCGCCGGTGATCTCGCTGGCCGCCCAGAATCCGCAGAGTTCGCTGGCGGTGTTCAAGGACGGCGTGCATGACATCCTCAACGACCAGTTCCACCGGAGCGTGGCCGCGCGCATCGTGCTGTTCTGCGAGGAGATCGGCAAGGGCGCGCTGCTGCTGCCGGAGAACCCGGCCGCGCCACGCGCCCGCCGGTCCACGCCCGTGCACGTCTCGGCCCGCGCCGACTACTCGCTGCGGGCCTTGCGCGAACTCGCCGGAAGCGGCACCGAGCCGGTCCCGTGCGAGGTCATCGCCCGGCGCCGGGGAATTCCGCTGAACTCGCTGGTCAACCTGATGATCGAGCTGCGGCGCGCCGGACTGGTCACCAGCCGGCGCGGCTGCGAGGGTGGCTACTGGCTGGCTCGGCCGGCCGGGAAAATCACGGTCGGCGAGGTTGTGCGAGCGGTGGAGGGTGGGGTTACCTCGGTGCACGATGGTTCGCCTGGCGCCGAGGTGTGGCGGGAACTCGGTAAGCAGGTCAGCGCGTTCCTCGACGAGGTTCCGCTGGTCGGCGATCGGTGA